Within the Ketobacter sp. MCCC 1A13808 genome, the region GTCCGGTATTCCCAGCAGCATTCCGATTACACGCATTGGCACCTGCCCCCCCAAATCCCCGACAAAATCGAAACGATCGCCTGGTTTGAACGGGTCCAGACAGAATTTACAGAACTCGCGGATCTTCGGTTCCAGCACGCTCATGTTTTTTGGTGAGAACAACATCGACAAAACATTGCGATGCACCGTATGACTCGGCGGATCTTCCATAATAAAAATACCGCGTGGAAACTCAAACCCGGACTTGATTATTTCCAGAACGTTACCCCTTGCAGAACTGAAGGTCTTCGCATCTCGCATGCCTTTCACCACATCGTCGTAACGACTGACGGCATAAAAGTCGTATTCCTCGTTGTAGTAAACCGGCGCCTCGTTTCGCAAGCGACGAAAGACAGGATAAGGGTCTTGCCAGATTTCTTCTTTGTAAGGGTCATAATAAAGTGGCTCTGAACTCGCCGTATTCATTATTCCTGCCCCCCGGTTGACTGCTGGTCAAACCCTTTCATGCCGTCCTTAAGAGGAACACCAAACGTATTTAGATACATGCCTACCAGGATATAGCCACCAATAAGAAAAATAATATCGATAAGTTGTTTACGATCAAAATGACCTGCCAGCGCATCCCACAGTTGATTATCAATGCGGGTTGATTCCCTCAGCTGATCGATTGCACTCAGCAAATGGGTCTCTTGCTCGGACCAGGGTCCGGCATTCACCCCTTGAGTGATCCTTTCTATATCCGCTTGCGAAAACACACCGTTATTAACCGCCATCATCGAGTGTTGCGCCCACTCATACTCCGAGCGCCACAACCATGAAACCCGTAACACAATTAATTCGTGAACCCGATTATCCAGGGTGGTTTCCATCAGCAAATAACGGGCAAAGGGGAAGAATACCCTAGCCAGCGCGGGGTGCTGCAAAACGCAAGAAAGCACCGGCGACAAATTATCTTTCTCGCTTTCATCACCACCCAAGCCGAGCCTACCGAATGTCTCCGAAAATGCGCTCAAAATATCGCGCACTTCGTCCGTCCACTGATCATGAGTAATCGGGGGAATACGCATACTGTCCGGTTTATTCATTTTTCCCTCTCCTGGTCATTTCTTAAGTTTTGCATTCTATTCTGATGCTTATTTCTCGATGTTCGGTCTCTACTTCCAACACACGGCGATTTCCTATAGTTCCCGCAACGGGCCGATGTCAGAGCAACGCTTCTTCGCCAGCCAGAATGGTTCGGTGCATCAGGCGACCACTGCCCATTTCATAGGGTAAAGCCCTATGCAAGGTTCCGGTATTACTCCAGATAAGAAGATCACCCCGCTGCCACTCATGTCGATAAACAAACTTTTCCTGTGTGCACCAATCACGCAGACGGGCGAGCAAAGCGCGGCTTTCTTCCACGCCAAACCCCTCTACATAATCCGCCGTTGCACCAACCAATAATGATTTACGTCCGGACTTATGCCTCCATACCAGAGGGCAGGATTTGGTTGGTGACTGCTGCCACAATTTGACTTCTTCGTAACTCATTTCCGGGGTGACGTAATACTGTGATCGCTCAGCACTGTGCACCACACGCAGGTGCTCAAGGTTCCTTTTGTCTTGATCGGATAGTTGTTCATAGGCGCTGTACGTGTTGCAAAATTCGGTTTGTCCACCGCTATCGGAAAGCTGTATGGCTCTCAACAATGCTGCCAGATTGGGATAAGGTTGCAACGAGCCGTCAAAATGCCAAAAAAGCGATCCCTGCAAATATTTCGCACGAGCATTGACCGCTTCATCCAGTGAGATTTTATAAATGCCGTCCTCACCTTCCGAGGCCACTGTCTGACCTAAGGTTTTGGCAAAAGCAACCTGTTGCTGGTCGTTAAAATCCAGTCCACGAAAATAGATCACACCGCGCTGTTCAAGGATATTGCGTATGTTCTGTGATTCAGAGCCGCTGAGTAGCGTGTCAATATCGGCGTCTATTTCACTGCCGATATGCGGCGTTTTGTTTATTATTTTTAGCGCCATAATGCCCACCTCAAAGAAACAGAATAACCGCCCCTAAGCCAATCGGGTCAGGATGGTATTAGCGGAATTTCTTACCCGGGGTTGCCGCCAAACCTCCACGGCAATGGCCACCGTGATCAGGGTATAAAGCAAATCACGCAAATTGGAAACGTCCTCCGTCAGCGCTTCGCTATATTCAAATTGATCAATAAAGTCTATCGCCGCTTGCCCACGGGGAAACATAACATCATAGAATGCGCGTAACTCCTCTATGCTGCTATTGACGCGCTTAACATAGCGTTGGTGTCCGTCTCTTATGGACCACTCCGGAACCAAATATTCCAGATCCTTGAATGCCTCAGGCAGTAATCCGCTCATACACTTGGTTCCTTTTGTTTTTCCCGCTCTGCAGCAGCGACGTAATCCTGCACCACTTTGTGCAGATGCCGTACCAGAATCTCTTCATCATTGGCATGAAATTCTTTCAGCGCCCCGCTATTCAACATGGCCTGCATGCCTTCAAGCGGACTGGAATCCTCCAACAGAACATCATTAAGAAAAGAGACCGTGAGCTCCTGCGCAATTCTTTCCCGATGGGTGGTCGGTGGCCGGAAATACATATCGACCTCGACGATATGTGAATGCGGGCCGGTCGGCCAATGCGCATGGGTGGTAAACCCGGAGGAGGAAAAGATCAAAACAAAATTGGGAAAAAACTGGAATGAATCGAAACCATAGGTATCTGATCGCGTCGGATTTAAACCTTTGGGTAATGGTGTCGCAATGGCTTTTTTATTCCAGGGGCCTGCAGCGCCGGATTGCGCTAATTGTTCAATCGGTAACGAATACGGCGTCTGCTTTGAGGGTTCACCGTAAAAAGAAAACATCCGGTGCAGTCCTTTCAAATCAAAAGCCAGCGCGTCGGTGTAGGGATTCGGTGAATCAAGCTGGGCAAGCTGGGATAGTGCTTTGAACGTACCGGCGTGCAGATAGGGTCCATGGTAGCTCTCAGCGAAGCCGTCCATAAAAATTTTCCAATTACACTGTATCTCGGCTCTGAACTTATAAACCTGGTGCGGCCCCTTAAATGGGTAGCCTTCCACCCCGCTGGCGAACTCGCCTAAAAAATCCT harbors:
- a CDS encoding carboxymuconolactone decarboxylase family protein, which gives rise to MNKPDSMRIPPITHDQWTDEVRDILSAFSETFGRLGLGGDESEKDNLSPVLSCVLQHPALARVFFPFARYLLMETTLDNRVHELIVLRVSWLWRSEYEWAQHSMMAVNNGVFSQADIERITQGVNAGPWSEQETHLLSAIDQLRESTRIDNQLWDALAGHFDRKQLIDIIFLIGGYILVGMYLNTFGVPLKDGMKGFDQQSTGGQE
- a CDS encoding TauD/TfdA dioxygenase family protein, yielding MALKIINKTPHIGSEIDADIDTLLSGSESQNIRNILEQRGVIYFRGLDFNDQQQVAFAKTLGQTVASEGEDGIYKISLDEAVNARAKYLQGSLFWHFDGSLQPYPNLAALLRAIQLSDSGGQTEFCNTYSAYEQLSDQDKRNLEHLRVVHSAERSQYYVTPEMSYEEVKLWQQSPTKSCPLVWRHKSGRKSLLVGATADYVEGFGVEESRALLARLRDWCTQEKFVYRHEWQRGDLLIWSNTGTLHRALPYEMGSGRLMHRTILAGEEALL
- a CDS encoding aromatic ring-hydroxylating oxygenase subunit alpha, translating into MSREPLITKPESGYWTDAYPELGRGPISLDDCVSPEFYEKEREHIFKKNWLYVGRVEQLPKPGSYFTRELKVLDTSVLIVKGNDEVVRAFHNICPHRGNKLMWKDDPFLETEGTAPRLYCRFHGWRYNLDGSLISPTRKDLLLDFEPGSCSVPLIQCEVWEGFIFINLNRDNTESVKDFLGEFASGVEGYPFKGPHQVYKFRAEIQCNWKIFMDGFAESYHGPYLHAGTFKALSQLAQLDSPNPYTDALAFDLKGLHRMFSFYGEPSKQTPYSLPIEQLAQSGAAGPWNKKAIATPLPKGLNPTRSDTYGFDSFQFFPNFVLIFSSSGFTTHAHWPTGPHSHIVEVDMYFRPPTTHRERIAQELTVSFLNDVLLEDSSPLEGMQAMLNSGALKEFHANDEEILVRHLHKVVQDYVAAAEREKQKEPSV